The following are from one region of the Bacteroidota bacterium genome:
- a CDS encoding ATP-binding protein yields MDKLLKSLSTINYWNKVPDFNLGFIRKRYLNANWVSIGNKLVKVIIGQRRSGKSYIVRQLIDKLINDKGVNKLNIFYLNKEMFEFEEIKNANDLSLIINKYEKIYLPKGKVYIFIDEVQNIEEWEKIVVSLAQHPIKEYEVFITGSNSKMLSGELATLLSGRYVLNEVFPFSFKEYLDFRNINNSKENFIKYITSSAMPEVFNFDTNEIKFHYFQSLLNTILLKDIMQRHKIRDYILLEDIFLFLLNNVGNMTSIPSIIKYFKSKNRKSDYGTISQYISFMKEAFIIREASRFSLKTKEILSGEKKYFLTDLGFRNYLYPNLIKDISAILENIVFTHLKIAGYEVKLGYENNYEIDFFATKNQNSKYIQVSYLMQTQETINREFTALEKIKDNLPKYVITMDDILLQNENGIIHQHIWKFIYSLVK; encoded by the coding sequence ATGGATAAATTACTAAAATCACTATCAACTATTAATTATTGGAATAAAGTTCCTGATTTTAATCTTGGTTTTATTAGAAAACGATACCTTAATGCTAATTGGGTTTCTATTGGAAATAAATTAGTTAAAGTAATTATTGGGCAACGTAGAAGCGGTAAAAGTTATATTGTAAGACAATTGATAGACAAATTAATTAATGATAAAGGAGTAAATAAGTTAAATATTTTTTATCTAAATAAAGAAATGTTTGAGTTTGAAGAAATAAAAAATGCTAATGATTTATCGCTGATAATAAATAAATATGAAAAAATATATTTGCCCAAAGGTAAAGTGTATATATTTATAGATGAGGTGCAAAATATAGAAGAATGGGAAAAAATTGTTGTATCATTGGCTCAACATCCGATTAAAGAATATGAAGTATTTATCACAGGCTCAAACTCAAAGATGCTATCAGGTGAGTTGGCAACACTTCTTTCAGGGAGATACGTACTTAACGAGGTCTTTCCTTTTTCATTTAAAGAATATTTGGATTTTAGAAATATTAATAACTCAAAAGAAAATTTTATTAAGTATATTACAAGCAGTGCAATGCCTGAAGTTTTTAATTTTGATACAAATGAAATAAAATTTCATTATTTTCAATCATTATTAAATACAATTTTATTAAAAGATATAATGCAAAGACATAAAATTCGTGATTATATTTTGTTAGAAGATATATTTTTATTTTTACTTAATAATGTGGGTAATATGACTTCTATTCCATCAATAATTAAATATTTTAAGAGCAAAAACAGAAAAAGCGATTATGGAACAATTTCTCAATATATTTCTTTTATGAAAGAAGCTTTTATTATAAGAGAAGCATCACGTTTTTCTTTAAAAACCAAAGAAATATTATCAGGTGAAAAAAAATATTTTCTTACTGATTTAGGATTTAGAAATTATCTTTACCCTAATTTAATAAAAGATATTAGTGCTATTTTAGAAAATATTGTTTTTACTCATTTAAAAATAGCGGGTTATGAGGTTAAACTTGGATATGAAAATAATTATGAAATTGATTTTTTTGCAACTAAAAATCAAAATAGTAAATATATTCAAGTTTCGTATTTAATGCAAACACAAGAAACAATTAATAGAGAATTTACAGCATTGGAAAAGATAAAAGATAATTTACCAAAATATGTTATTACAATGGATGATATACTTTTACAAAACGAAAATGGGATAATTCATCAACATATTTGGAAATTCATATATTCATTAGTAAAATAA
- the csx2 gene encoding TIGR02221 family CRISPR-associated protein, with protein sequence MERKVFISILGTGYYEPTKYFFDKISGKERNSRFVQETAISEFCGNWDNNDKIFIFLTDSARTENWENPAKRSNKKGSYSGLSKILKEMDIQAEVIDKDIPDGKNEKEIWDIFQIIFNQLKVNDKVYFDITHAFRSLPMLLMVLINYSKFLKNIEVKSITYGNHQAEKDGYSPVINLTAFSQLQDWTSASDEFINFGSVDKLVDLSFAEINPILKESKGKNASATTLKKLNKELPSFVKNIQTSRGMNIILNKEGSEINKIFTEFKQDNIKPLSPILEKISKVLLPFNEAENIKNGFFAVSWCINNGLIQQGITLLKESITTFICDELNIDYKEEKNRNIVDSAFKIVNEKIDEEDWKGDARENKNITKIVIKESKYLLLLNKEFNTISSIRNDINHAGFKENSIKKPDKFEKMLNELLCEILKKLK encoded by the coding sequence ATGGAACGAAAAGTATTTATCTCTATTCTCGGCACTGGTTATTATGAACCAACCAAATACTTTTTTGATAAAATATCAGGAAAGGAGAGAAATTCAAGATTTGTTCAAGAAACTGCAATAAGTGAATTTTGTGGTAATTGGGACAATAATGATAAAATATTTATTTTTTTAACTGACTCAGCAAGAACAGAAAATTGGGAAAATCCTGCAAAAAGATCAAACAAAAAAGGGTCTTATTCCGGTTTAAGTAAAATATTGAAAGAAATGGATATTCAAGCAGAAGTGATTGATAAGGATATTCCTGATGGTAAAAACGAAAAAGAAATTTGGGATATTTTTCAAATTATTTTCAATCAATTGAAAGTAAACGATAAGGTATATTTTGATATCACACATGCATTTCGATCATTACCAATGTTATTAATGGTGCTTATAAATTATTCTAAATTTCTTAAAAACATAGAAGTAAAAAGTATTACTTATGGGAATCATCAGGCTGAAAAAGATGGCTATTCTCCGGTAATTAATTTAACGGCTTTTTCTCAACTTCAGGACTGGACAAGTGCATCTGATGAATTTATTAATTTTGGAAGTGTAGATAAATTAGTAGATTTATCATTTGCTGAGATTAATCCAATATTAAAAGAATCGAAAGGTAAAAATGCGAGTGCTACCACATTAAAAAAACTTAATAAAGAATTACCTTCTTTTGTGAAAAATATTCAAACAAGTAGAGGTATGAATATAATATTAAACAAGGAGGGAAGTGAAATAAATAAAATATTTACGGAATTTAAACAGGATAATATTAAACCCTTATCTCCGATTCTCGAAAAGATTTCAAAGGTGCTTTTACCTTTTAATGAAGCAGAAAATATTAAAAACGGATTTTTTGCCGTGAGTTGGTGCATTAATAATGGTTTAATCCAACAAGGTATTACTTTATTAAAAGAATCAATTACTACTTTTATTTGTGATGAATTAAATATTGATTATAAAGAAGAAAAAAATAGGAATATTGTTGATTCCGCTTTTAAAATTGTAAATGAAAAGATTGATGAAGAAGATTGGAAAGGCGATGCCAGAGAGAATAAGAATATTACTAAAATCGTAATTAAAGAGTCTAAATATTTATTATTATTAAATAAAGAATTCAATACAATTTCATCAATAAGGAATGACATAAACCATGCAGGATTTAAAGAGAATTCAATTAAAAAACCTGATAAATTTGAAAAAATGCTTAATGAACTTTTATGTGAAATATTGAAAAAATTAAAATAA
- a CDS encoding AAA family ATPase produces the protein MIDRLYDISNKLASNVAVDFERFLSIEIDWDYKLIGISGARGSGKTILLLQQMKKMLEKGKKSLFISLDDIYFTENKLLYFAEEFEKNGGEYLFIDEVHKYKNWSQELKNIYDTVLDLKVVFTSSSALEIHKGSHDLSRRALVYKLRGLSFREFLELKYEIKILPIKLEQILENPTEKIKEVNNKIKIFPKFSKYLKEGYYPFFKDLRLNYLKQLSTTVNLVIESDLPAIHKIDFNSVIKLKKLVSIIAQISPYKPNIEKLAQQVETTRPTLLKYLFYLDKAQILQWLSSDAYGITYLNKPDKIFLGNTNIAYAFSDSKDNTGNIRETFFLNQLSAKHKVTYPKQGDFLVDNKYLFEVGGKNKSQKQIAGIKNAYIAADDIEYGYGNRIPLWLFGFLY, from the coding sequence CGGAGCAAGAGGTAGTGGAAAGACAATTCTGCTCTTGCAACAGATGAAAAAAATGCTCGAAAAAGGGAAGAAATCTTTATTTATTAGCTTAGATGATATTTATTTTACTGAAAATAAATTACTGTACTTTGCTGAAGAATTTGAGAAAAATGGAGGAGAATATCTTTTTATAGACGAAGTGCATAAATATAAAAATTGGTCGCAGGAATTAAAAAATATATATGATACTGTATTAGATTTAAAAGTGGTATTTACAAGTTCGTCAGCATTAGAAATACACAAAGGTTCTCATGATTTAAGCCGTAGGGCATTAGTATATAAACTAAGAGGTTTGTCTTTTAGAGAGTTTCTTGAATTAAAATATGAAATAAAAATTTTGCCGATTAAATTGGAGCAAATATTAGAAAACCCAACAGAGAAAATAAAAGAAGTAAACAATAAAATAAAAATTTTCCCAAAGTTTAGTAAATATCTTAAAGAAGGATATTATCCGTTTTTTAAAGATTTAAGATTAAATTATTTAAAACAACTTTCAACAACTGTTAATTTAGTTATTGAGAGTGATTTGCCCGCTATACATAAAATAGATTTTAACTCAGTTATTAAATTAAAAAAATTAGTATCAATTATTGCCCAAATATCACCATACAAACCGAATATCGAAAAACTGGCTCAGCAAGTAGAAACCACACGTCCAACTTTGCTAAAATACTTATTCTATCTTGATAAAGCACAAATTTTACAATGGCTTAGTTCAGATGCTTATGGTATTACTTATCTTAATAAACCTGATAAAATTTTTCTTGGTAATACTAATATTGCTTATGCTTTTTCAGATAGTAAAGATAATACGGGAAATATAAGAGAAACTTTTTTTTTAAATCAACTTTCGGCAAAACATAAAGTTACATACCCAAAACAAGGTGATTTTTTGGTTGATAATAAATATCTTTTTGAAGTAGGAGGAAAAAATAAATCTCAAAAACAAATAGCAGGAATAAAAAACGCATACATAGCAGCCGATGATATTGAATACGGATATGGAAATAGAATTCCGCTTTGGCTATTTGGGTTTTTGTATTGA